TCTCTTTTTCCGTCTTTCTCCCTGTAACGAAAGGAATCGCTAATAAATCACGACCTAAACGGTTATAAGTATCTAGCATGTCTAAGGTTTCTTTTCTAGCTTCTTCTTCAGTTCTATGAATGGTATGACCTTCTTGCCATAGGAATTCTTTACCTCTTAAGAAAGGTCTAGTGGTTTTTTCCCATCTAACCACACTGCACCATTGATTATACTTCTTTGGAAGGTCACGGTATGAACTTACAATTTTTGCATAATGTTGACAGAATAAAACTTCAGAAGTAGGTCTAACGATAAGTCTTTCACCTTCATCGCCTGAAGCTGTTGTCATAAATGCAGTTTCTGGCGCAAAACCGTCTACGTGGTCTTTTTCTTTTTGGAATAGCGATTCAGTAATCACCATTGGCATGTAGACATTCTCATGTCCAGTCTCTTTAAATTTAGTGTCTAAGTATTTTTGAATATTTTCCCATATTGCATATCCGTATGGGCGGTAAATGATAAAGCCTTTCGCATCGCTATAATCCATCAGTTCTGCTTTTAAGCATAAGTCAGTGTACCATTGTGCGAAATCTTGATCACGTGAGGTTATTGTTTCAACTAGTTTTTTATCCATATTATTCACCTTTAATCCAAATGGTTTCCCCATTTTCAAATATTACTTTACGTTCACTATAGAGTCTTCCAAGTGCACGCTTAAATGCTTTTTTCGATAATCCAAAGGCTGCATCAATCGCTTCTTTATCCGAATCTGCAGTCAAGGCCATTCTGCCATGTTTCTTTAAGAATTCTTCTAACATAACAGCGTCTTTATCCATCATGATTTCTTTGGTTTCTATCAATGACCCACTATAATCACCTGGGGTAATTCTCGCAATTCTCACTTCAAGTTCTTCTCCCATGCGGTGTTTTTCACGCATTTGAGTATGATGGACGAAAAGCTTATGTCCTTCTTGAGTGATTAAGTTCAATCCTTCATGACCTGAATGAATGACATAGGCCGTAACCTTGTCCCCGAGTTTCAAAGGATTTTCAGGTCTTAAATCAATATCCACTTTGTTAAGTGGTTTGGCTGTTAGTCTATTTTTGTGTCTTAAGATACAGTATAGTTTGTCGCCAACTTGCGGCCATAATGTTTGATCATATGGCAGGAAATCTTTTGAGACCAACATGTCTTTAGAAGTTCCGTTATCGACGAATACGCCTAATGTTTCATGTAAGTCTTTGACAACTACAAAACCTGGTCGATTCGTCGTGATAATGGGCTTGCTAAGGGTGGCAGCTAATCTCGCTTTGTGGTCATAATAGATAAATGTTTCTACTGTTTGACCCGCTTCTAATTTTTGAAAGTTTGTTTCATTATTGTGTAACAAAACTTCCTCTTTTCCGTCTGTAAGCATATAACCAATATCAGTCTTACGTAGGACTTTTAATTCATTTAATTCACCAATTTTTAGCATTTTATCACATCCTTGTTCAATTATATCATACTAATTCTTTTTTAGTGTTTTTATAGTCTATAAAAAATAGCGCTGATAGGGCAATAACCCCGGATAATACATAAAACAAACGGTACCCATAATACTCTGTAAGAAATCCACCTGCCATCATAATTAAAGCGGTGAATAAGCTTCTAACACTTGAGAAAATCAGTATCCCCAAAGTGACATTTTTAGGTTCAGTGATTTCCGTAATGTATCTGACGGTAATATAAAGCATACTTCCCATGGAAATGCTTCTGATGAATGAGAATGCAATATAACTCCATAGTGGTAAGTCAAACCCATAGTATAGGAATCGTAACCCGTTAGCAAGTGCGATTGCTACCAAGATTGAACGTGTTGATAGTTTGTCACCAAATTTGGATAATAAAGCTAATACTAGGATTTCTCCTATGACAAAAACAAATGTTACAAATCCAAATCCATCGGCATCTAGTCCAAATGTTTGGAAATACAGGCTCAAGTAGTTATCTCCACCAAACATAATTCCAAGTGTAATTACATAGAATAATGCAAACTTGATGTAGTTTTTGTTTTGACCTAAAACTTTAATGTCACTCTTTGTGTTTAGGTTCTCATCCCCAGTTAAATCAATCGGCAATATCCAACTCATGAGTATTGCAACGATGGCTAGGAAAAAAGCTGCGATCATGAAGGTATCTTCATAACCAATCTTACTTATTAACAACCCTGAGGAAAGGGTAGCAAGTCCATAAGCCAAAGACCCCCATAAACGAATGTTTCCATAAGATGTATTAGTCTTTTTCGTGTAAATTGACGTAAAACTATCTAATAATACATAGATTGGCTGGCCTACTATCGCAATCATAATCACTACTAGGGGAATCCAGGATAGTTGATTTAAACTAACCAGAATGATTACTGATATGGCTTCAATCACTGGTAGTATTCGTAAAAATAGTCGATTATCATTGACGTTTCTAGAAAGCATACTCCAAAGCGGATTTACAAACAAAGCAGTCAGCGGTAATATCATTAAAATGATGCCTAAGTCCTTATTAGGCACATTCAAATACTTTAAATATAGTGCAAAAAAGGGATAAAAAAACGCATCCCCTACAAATCTAAAAAAATAGGTTATTTGATACTTTCGGTATTCTTTCATATAATCACCATAAGTATTATATCAAATACAAAAAAAAGTGAAAGTATTTTCACTCTTTTAAAAGGTACTGATTTACTTAGATAAAAGTTGGTTAACTTCGTTATATCGCTTGATAAGTAGTTTCGATACGAGTTCGACCATTGGGTCCATTGTTTTTTCTTCTTTAAACATGTCCAATGCATGGAAATATTCTTTTGCATCTATTCTACTAATTGAGATCGGTAAGTAATCATTTTTAATAAGTACGAAATTTAGTACTAATCTAGCAAGTCTGCCGTTCCCATCCACAAAAGGGTGAATCTTTGAAATAACTAAGGTAGCATAGCATGCAAGCTCGATTGCATCCCCTTTAAACTCAGACAGATTATTCATAAACTTCTTCATACG
The Paracholeplasma morum genome window above contains:
- a CDS encoding S1-like domain-containing RNA-binding protein, with the protein product MLKIGELNELKVLRKTDIGYMLTDGKEEVLLHNNETNFQKLEAGQTVETFIYYDHKARLAATLSKPIITTNRPGFVVVKDLHETLGVFVDNGTSKDMLVSKDFLPYDQTLWPQVGDKLYCILRHKNRLTAKPLNKVDIDLRPENPLKLGDKVTAYVIHSGHEGLNLITQEGHKLFVHHTQMREKHRMGEELEVRIARITPGDYSGSLIETKEIMMDKDAVMLEEFLKKHGRMALTADSDKEAIDAAFGLSKKAFKRALGRLYSERKVIFENGETIWIKGE
- a CDS encoding MFS transporter; amino-acid sequence: MKEYRKYQITYFFRFVGDAFFYPFFALYLKYLNVPNKDLGIILMILPLTALFVNPLWSMLSRNVNDNRLFLRILPVIEAISVIILVSLNQLSWIPLVVIMIAIVGQPIYVLLDSFTSIYTKKTNTSYGNIRLWGSLAYGLATLSSGLLISKIGYEDTFMIAAFFLAIVAILMSWILPIDLTGDENLNTKSDIKVLGQNKNYIKFALFYVITLGIMFGGDNYLSLYFQTFGLDADGFGFVTFVFVIGEILVLALLSKFGDKLSTRSILVAIALANGLRFLYYGFDLPLWSYIAFSFIRSISMGSMLYITVRYITEITEPKNVTLGILIFSSVRSLFTALIMMAGGFLTEYYGYRLFYVLSGVIALSALFFIDYKNTKKELV